The region CCTAACATTGCAAGCATAAGAGGCATAAGTCTAGAATTGATAAACAATGACCTAAACTCTAAACCCATGAAAACAAAAGCACAGAAAATGATAAACAATGACCTAGTCACTTAACAAAAGATCACTCATTTATTTACACCGCCTCCGCCAACTTGGTAAACAAGAAAAAATCTTTTGTTTTAACATCATAATAAAATAAGTGTGACAACATTTTCATTACGTATAAATAACTAAAGATTAATACAttaatgtaatatatatatatatatatagaaaagtctctaataattaacatttataatagaatatattttaaattttattaattattaattattaaatttgacaTGGAATGAAGTCGGTTTtcctaaattttattaattattaatttatttaatataagagaGTCGATTATATTGCTCTATATATATGTACGTTTGTTCTCTTTTCTTCAATAAATCTTCTTTGATATGGAGTTTATTTTGCTTTGATGTTGTATATTCGAGTTTAATTGTCTGGTTTCATGAGTTGGATCTTAGATAATTCAAAGACTTCCTTTTGTTTTTATTCGGACTTCATATCCATGTTCTTGATGATTCCACATGTTTTTGGTGATAAACTGAAGTATGAGCTGAAGTAAGCTATATAAGTTCCCGGTTGTAAATCACATGTGAGTTTGTCTCGATTATCATGGTGTCGAAAAATTTCTTTCGCTAATTTCttatattgttttgtttatttaatagatcaagtgataaattttttttcgcaattaatttaatagaatgtacttttattttacttaatataattcatattttccattggaaaaaaaataagatttatCCAAGTTTAGAAATTTCAAAGAAAGTTGCCTAAGAGATAAATGGAGAAAAGGATGAATTTGCAACAAGGCACATGGTTTAGAAATGATAGTGATGGGTATTAATGTTTGAACTTGCAAGTTGCATACTTTTCTAACATAAGCTTGTGGACTATATTCAACCGCACATTTCATACTTcctaactattattattttctttctcttgCATCATATTGAATACTGATCAGTACGAATTCGAGCAGGTAGGAGACAAGAGCTATCAGTGTTCATGCCAATAAAATTGACACTGTATTAACATTTGAGCCGACTGATTGGTTCAATTGACTGAGTTCTCGCTTGGTTGGAGATAAGTAGGCGAGGAAAATTTTACTTTCTggaaaatagtaaaaaaatatttattcgtttcaacttatatattttattcCATAGAAAGTTATGAGTTTGAACTTCCCTTTGATTAGAGTAGTAAATTTCTATGCAAATTCAAGAAAGTAGAATTTACCTAGTTAACTtgatgtaaaatataattataccCCTATATTTAATTGATCTTATTAGTTATTAAGGATgatattttctttatatttaattaattatttaatattaaaatacaatttttcgGGGAATTAGTAAGTAAACGAagtaaagaattttttttatttttttcacacCAACTTCCTCAATACTTGACTTCCTGAAAAGTATATATTATGAACCAAGTGAGGCTTGAATTATTAGAAGATTGGATACtgaacatgaaaaaaaaatcaattgaaattcAACTAGTTAATTTAAGTTAAACtctttgaataaaaaagaacttCAAAAACTGGTTGAACCGTAAATAttgattgaaatttaatttaatttatttttaaatcataaaagcTTATATTATGATCtagttatatattattttataaaaaattaaaaatttattcatttttatttatgagGTTGAACTGGTGTCCGGACAgttttcaaaacattaaaaattggGTTAGCCACAAAACTATTCaaaaaaatcacttaattttTAAGAGTACACtcttaagtaaaaaaaataattttaccatCTTTTCAcattttacatatttatttttactataaaaatacattttagatacatatttgatactttAGAGCAGTGACGGAACCATGATTTTCACATCGAAGAGGCCAAACtataatatatatcatataaagggacgatttttaaaattaaggaGGGCCAAatcgtaaaatttaaaaaaattaggtgtTAACTTTAACATTTTCAAAAAGTTAGAAGGGGCATATGGCCATTTCATGTCACTCCCACTCTCCGTCATTACTTCAAAAATACATTGctaataaattttctattacATCTGCGATATAGAAGATACAAAACGAAAAGTTTAGTTGCTAAGTGAAACTTTAAATAAtgaataacatttttttaaaaaaaaaacatattttttcaaaaaatgactttttgtctgaatatttttttttgtaatttttcccTTGGTAGGGTTTAGTTATGGGCTTGCCCTGACAAGCCATATTCAACTTAATAGTTTGTGGGCTTTCTTAAATAAGATTGGGCATCCATTATAGGCCCATATTTCTATATGCTTATTTATTTGGGCTTTTTATACGTTTTATCTGTTTTTTCAAAGATTTTACTTTTACTATTATCTCATGTCAAATTTTACATTTACTACTAACTCTATTCTctattttagatttaattttaatttttttctataattttccTATTGTCTCTATttttttgtccttttttttcatttttccatGATTTCTCAATTGCAATTGATTCCTCAACTGCGATCTCCTCTGTTTTctctatttcattttattttacggttgttttttctatttcaaGTTCGGATCACTCGCttgctattttttctttttgttaaaTCTCATCCATACTCCACATCGACAGTTATCGATCATTCTCTTTCCTTATGACTCGtaagtttcattttttaaaaattttatttttcagttgtAATCGGTAACATCTGTTGCTTAATTATGATGCTCAATTTGTTGATTCATATgcttttggtttgattttgatttgatcATCATTAGATTTAGATTTGAATATGATTTAATCttatgaatttgttttgaagtTTGATTTGTTGATAACTAAAtcaactatttattttattgtatagcagtaatttcaattttaaataattaggtttaatttttatattctattatttttgtgctattataaatttgtttttcatgtaaatttttaattttttattgtttatatatttaaataatattcaggttgttgatttttattgtaaataagGAGTAAATCTATCGGATATGACGCCCATGCACATATCCGCCCATGAAATAACGCCCATGCATCCCCCTGGCTCTTTGCGACATGGGAGATAAACATCCTTGGTATATTCCCGACATCCAAAAATCAAAAGAACTTCGTTTTTATAGCAGTAGATCACTTTATCAAGTAGGCAGAAGTAGAGGCGGTCTCCACCATAACGACGGCTAAATCAGAAGAATTCTTTTGGAGGGAGGTGGTCTGCCGGTTTGGCATACCCAAAACGCTAGTCACGGGTAACGGAAAACAATTTGACAGCACCCCATTTAGGGCATTACGCGAGAATTTGGGGTTCAACTTAAAATTCATTTCGTGACACACCCACAGACAAATGGGATGACGGAAGTCACTAACTTCACGATCTGCAAAGGATTGAAGAAGAGACTAGACGAAACAAAGTAAAACTAGGAGGAGGAGCTCCACAATATCATATGGGCATACCAGACCACCTCAAGAAAAGGAACAAGGGAAACTCCCTTCAAACTAACATACAGAACAAAAGTTTTCATATTTGTGGAAATAGGAATGCTAACGCTGAGAACCAAACACTTCAACAAAGAAACAAACGAAGAAAAGACACGCCTATGCATAAAAATTAGATGAAAAAAAAGCCAAGCATGAATAAGAGCAGAAGTCTATCGCAACTAAGCAGCCAGATACCACAATAAAAGAGTGCGACCTCGAGACTTCCAAGTAGAAGACCTGATCCAAAGAGATACGAAGATATACAAAGGCAACGCATGTGTggaaaaactaaaaagaaattgGAAAGGTACATACCATATAAAGAAGTTAAGAGGAAGATGAGCCCATAGAttagaaaataaagaaaaaaagggATTTCCAAGATTTTGGAATATAGAACacttgaaaaatatattataaatgaatttcCCATGAAGTATACAAAAAATGGAGCATTAATTTTCATAAGAAAGCACATAGAAGGAGAAAGCGATATATATATGAACCAATTTTTATAAGGCAACGatcaatttatttgaaaattatttttcataaagcAACAGTATTTGAGATCCATTATCCATAAAACAATGGCCAAATTTTGCAGGGTCCATTTTCGATAAAGCAACAatcaaataaatgaaaaatttatctcaagaagaaaataaaaaataaaagggaaGACGAACAAGTATTAGAAGATCAAACTCCCAAAGCAATAAAGAAGCAAAGAAACATATAACTTCAATGACACaccaaaacaaaaatcaatgaatcaacaaaaatatataCCAACAAAAATAAATCTTAAGTTATTCATAACAATTACAGAAAGAGGAATACAACAACTACTGCTTGGCATTTGAGGtgttcaaaaaaatcaaatacgCAAGACAAAAAAAACATACTAGCATTAGGCAGAGCGATCATTCGAACAATAATACACAATGCAGTATGTGTCGTATTGATTGAAGTAGCTGTTTTATTTTAAGGACGGAGCGATTGATAAATTGTCTTACACCTCTAAACACAGCCACAAAACGTTTTAAAGAGAGCGACTTACTCCGCGACTCAGCTAAAATTCTATTAATAATTTGTACCAATTTTCCAAAAGTCTTTTAAACAAGTTAATAAATTATTTCGTTGTTCGTTTGAACAAttctaacaatttatatttttattacaaataaattatacttTAAGAGATCATATTACTAATTTTCATATCCCTAGTCACGTACGCacccaaaataaaattaatattctcaAAATGTTGAAAAGgaaaaaggtacaaaaatgaccctaatgtataGCCCGTGTCTCATGTTAGCACTCATATATTCTGGatctcaaaaatgaccctaatgtctTTAAAAAGTATCAAACATGACTCTTCCGTTAACATTTCCGTTTAATGTCGTATATATTTCTATTTAACGCCgttcatttttttgtgtttttttgatatttttcacaACGTTAGGGTCATATTTGAAATCCGAAATACATTAGATGCCAACAAGAGACAGATGGTATAcatgagggtcatttttgaACCTTTTCCCTTTTCAAAACATTCATTAAATTAAACATGAAATTCCAGTTGAGcatatttttgttttgattagtCCAATTGAGCatattaaatctttttttttgaaatggagCATATTAAATCTTAGTTAAACATAACTATAATCCATGAtaagcaataattaattaataattcaatAACATGTCATCGTTACAGCCATATTTAATAACTAGAATATTACTATGTGTTTTGGAAAGTGTTGCAGAATCCTCTCAAAGaacatatattaaatattaattcattatttaacataacaatatatttaaagataaattaataaaattagttgGACCTAAAACTTGTGCCTTGAAGTCATATGAGGTAGTTAAGTTGGCCATTTCTCAAAGACAAATCCCACATAAAACTTCCCCATTGTTTTCTAGGCTGTCAAAATGCATGAGAAGTTCGCCAAAAacgtaaaattaataaatttatataaaattttaacggatttgtattaaaaatatgtcGATCCATTTATTCCATGAAGTAAACGGATTGTAGTACGGAATAATGCATAAACCCGCCTAATctgtttataaattattttacttataataacataaaaataataaaatcaataattttatataataaaaaattaaaattattaaataaataaaataattttattatttgagtaTAAATTGACAACCATGAGATtatctaaatgttttaaatattttaacaggTAAAATCAGCCATGTTAGtccgtttaaaatttgtgtcATATTAGAATTGAGATTCTTAAACATCGtgtttttatttatcataatcGTGTTAACAGAATAAGTTgacattataatatatattttgacaATTCTAATATCTTTTGTGTGTCTTTGTTCTAAATAATTAGATAGAACCAACCGATTCAATTGACTTAACTGTAAATTATAAACCAAttagatttagttttttttaaaataaacataaatgtGATTAACCAACTTTAAAAGAATCGTATACTGtagtatattatataattaataaattagcaaattactatgagacccctcacatttgatataattcaTACTTTAGTCCCtcttgtttaaaaattaaactatatggCCTCTCACTTTTATTTCCGTCAACAGTTTAGTCCCTCCatccatttttggtgttagtcaacgaagtcaaagGACTTAGAAGTAAATTACTTTTCAAATAtgagggacgaaatcgttgacaaaaataaaagtgagggactaaatcgttgacaaaaataaaagtgggggACCATATAGTTTTTTTGACTTTagtgactaacaccaaaaatggatgtaaggactaaatcgttgacagaaataaaagtgaggggccatatcatttaattttcaaacaaaaaggactaaaatgtgaattatgtgAAATATGAGGGGTGtaaaagtaatttgctcttaataAATATAGTCAGATGTAAAAACTGTCAAAGGAAAAAGAAGCAAGCAATAAAAACATTGAAAATTCCCATGTAGCCTCCATTATAATTTACAACAAAGTCAAATAAGCAAACCCACTAGCCATTAAGGAAGCAGCAAAGTTTTTCTTTATTCAACCaccaacaaaaatttaaataattgagCATACACTGGTGTAGTGAAAATGAAAGAGATGAGTTTTACTACCTTCATCATCATCAAACATATTTTACATTTGTCTTGCCTTTCTAATGCTGACTTGGTCATAAATACACCAAACACCAAAATATTTCCCATTTTTTTCTCAAGTTTATCAAAGAAACTTAATGTCCAATCCTACAACATATACCATTTAGGTTTTGACTTGTCTTTATTCTATTTCTTTGAATTTTTGTTTGGCAGTATTTGGAAAGACTTGGGTTTTTTGTTTGTATATGTGGGTTTTgttaaagtttgaatttttatgtgtctgttgtttgtttgtttttctttgttATCAGGGAGAATAATTGGATACTGTTCATGggtttttagcaatttgggtgagttttttgagaatttttggTGGGGTTTCTGTTGCTAAGAGTGGAATGTCTATATCAAGAATCTGCACTTTTGGTGCTGTTTTGGTTATATGGCTCTGTTGGTCTCCACTACTTATTGAAGCTCAAAAGAATATTACTGATCCTGTTGAAGGTAAATTTCTTTGCTTCTATTTTTTAAGTGCtgtttttttagtgttttttgtaaagtttttaatcAAATCAATATGATCAAAGTTGGATTTAAGGTATTATTGGATTTCAAGTCAATCCATGTATGTAGATTGAATGCATGTTGTCATATCCATGAGCTGTTTTGAGCAGAAACTGAGGCTATTAATGATGCTGTAGTGGATGATATAGGATAAGTTTTAGAATTGGTTGAATGTTGATTTGATGCAAGAGATTTGAGAAACGTTGACCACTTTAGTTGGTAAAGTGAATGAAAGATTGATTAGAGTATATGCTCAAATTTGTAGTGAAGGCATTGCGGGACGTCAGGAAAAGTTTGATTGATATCAATAGAAACTTGAGCAATTGGGATCGTGGGGATCCGTGCACATCGAAATGGAACGGAGTTTTATGCTTCAGTGAACCAATGGCTGATGGCTATCTACATGTGAGCGAATTGTACGATTTCAGTTTCTTATTCTTTTTTCCTTCATTTATGTGTATGCAAGTGTTTTAGATTGTATATTTAAATATGCAGAAGAATCAATTTAGCTTTTGCCGAGGAACAAGCTTTTAGTTTTCAGTTTTCAGTTTCACTAAATTCTGGATCAGAAGCTATATGCTGGAGCTCAGTAGTTATCAAGATAGATCACCAATATCTTATTACATTTGAGAATCTACTATTATGTTTCTCTCTTCTGGAAATGATATGATTTCTCTCTTCTTGCTTACATATGCACCGCTACTTAACGAGCTCCAAAAACTAGATAGTTTTAATGAAACTTTCTTCAAACTAAATTTAGGTACTGGGTCTTTTTAAGAAGAAATTTGCAATGATATGTTCCTTTTTTTCCTTTGCAGGCAATTATATAATATGAACCTGTCTGGAACTTTATCACCATCACTTGGTCTCTTTTCTtatatgaaaatattgtaaGGACAATTTCTCTTGTTTCTGCAAGAATCTCTATTGAAAAGGACATTGGCTTCACTGTCCTTTTTTTGGCAAAAACATTCTGCCTGGCTCCTGATAACCGTTTCTTTGTGGAAGGGATTTTATGTGGAACAACATAACTGGAAGCATACCAAAGGAGATCGGTGATGTCAAATCTTTGGAACTCTTGTAAGCCAAACTCCTCACTCAACCTCATCACAGTGTGATGCATTTGCACATATGAAaatgatttttgttttaaacttcTGTGGATAATTTGATTAATGCTAATCATAGAACTGTTCCGAACATAGTTGTTTACTAACTGCTGTATAACCATGCTCTATgccttttatttgttttcttattCTATGATACTTATGCTTTCAGGCTTGTGAATGGAAACCAACTAACAGGGCCCTTGCCTGAAGAGCTTGGCTATCTTCCGAACTTGGACAGAATACAGATTGACCAAAACCATATATCGGGACCAATCCCTGCGTCATTTTCTCTCTTGAACAAAACTAAGCACTTGTGAGAGTTTCTATCATGCTATTTAGAATAAAACCAGGGCCCATATAGCTTGATTCTTTTACTTAATATTTGCTCTATAATACTTATGTATTTTCTTTTTGGCAGCCACATGAACAACAATTCAATTAGCGGGCAAATCCCACCAGAATTATCCAGATTACCAATGCTTGTTCACTTGTAAGTTGGTGATTGGCTGGGCTTAAGTGTCAATGATGACCTGCAAAAAGGATCTCTGTACatctaaaaaaaagttcattttagtTCTACTCTTGTTAACTCTGCTTTATTGCTATGCTCATTCCTAACGATCAACTTTGCAGCCTTTTGGATAACAACAACTTATCAGGATATCTACCTCCAGAATTCTCTGAATTGCCGAACTTACTTATACTGTATGGATTCTCAATTTTGTCAGAGATGAAGCTGGAGTTTATGTGTTCTTATGTCATATTCTTTGCAGATGTTAGCTGCATAGGTTTGTCCTAAAtttcttcatttatttatttactttttctcTGTACGCAGTCAATTAGATAACAACCACTTTGATGGGGCGACAATTCCAGAGTCCTATAGCAACATGGCTAAACTGTTGAAATTGTAAGTGAAAATTTTAACCTGAAATTTCTAGCTCATTTCAATAGGTATTGATGTAGAGAACGATGCTGGCATCTCTTTTTTGATTAGGCTTGGGATTTTCTTGAGGTGCAATGAGAAAAGAATTATAGTAGTTCAATTATCAGCTTCACATCATCACCATTTCATATTTCTTCTAAAACATTGCAGCACATAACTATACTGCTCTGACAATTGAATTTGTACTTCAAACTTGTGCCAGGCTCAACATTCAAGCCTAATTTAATATTCTTTGGTCTCTCTCTACTATTAGCTGAGCTTTTACTTTGAGTACTTCTCTAATTATTATGatacctcttttttttttttacttaacaAGTCGACACACATATGGTATAAATAATGTTCTAGAAATGTGAAAAAAGAATCTTGCTTGTGCATGAGTTTGCTTGTCTCCGTCGGCTGGAACCTGATGATTCAACCATATATATATTGAGAATATTTAGAAGGGCTGATTTCAAGTTGCTTATATAGAATTATATGACTGCAATTTGGGTGTGCTAACCTAGATCATGCAAAGTCCTTCACTAAGATCATACTCTATTTCATTGCCTTTCTTAAAATGGAGCATATTATATGTGCAGTAAAGTTGAAGCACTCTGCTGTTGCCCAATGCAAATATGTAATTCCAACTAGCTATGATATGCTGAATGCGCTtccaaatattttaatcaaagtCTGTGTGTCACATATCTTTCTTTTACTTTTGTCCTTATCAGGAGTCTCAGAAACTGCAGCTTGCAGGGTCCGATTCCTGACCTGAGTAGAATACAAAATCTTGGTTATCTGTAAgttatcttttctttttatttattctttgaAATCAATTATCTGTAAGTTTAATTTTTGGGCTGTTCCTATATTAATCATTAGTCATGTTGTAAGATCTATGCTGGTTCCTTTCTCTGACTAGCAAATATTTTGATGTAAATTTCAGAGACCTCAGTTCAAACCATTTAAATGGATCCATACCACCGGGGAAGATTTCTGAGAATATTACCACTATGTAAGATGTCTCTCTCTTGCAAATGTTGCACCACTTTCATTTTGATGGCATTTATGATAAAGTAGATTACATGCGTTGGTAAAAGTAATTGCCTAAGTTTCTCAAGCAGTTAAATCCCTTACATTATCGTACTGTTTATTTTGCTGCAACATTCACTAGCTAAACAATATTTTACAGTGATTTATCCAACAACAATCTTACTGGAACTATTCCTTCCAACTTTTCGAACCTGACTCGTCTTCAGAAACTGTAAGCATATCATGATCCTTATTCTTATTTGCCATTAAAAATATTGTTGTATGGAGCTCAGTAAATTCACATTTCATCATGTCCTTAAAGCTGTATTAGTCTAATGCTGATAAATAAGATCAATTGAAACCTGGCAAAAACCAAACTCTGTTATAAAAAGATAGAGCTCAACTTTACCATTTTAATAACAGGTCAGTGGCAAACAACTCATTGAACGGCTCCATTCCCGCTGCCATTTGGCAAAGTCGGATACTGAATGCATCAGAAAGCCTTATCTTGTAAGTATTAGAGTAACAATTTAAACTTGTTCCTTCATAGAAGTGTTGTAGAGACATATTTGCAggcaaaaataatatttttacacACATTAGCTATCTATTATTAGAATCTAACCGAGTTACTTATTTCTGATCTCATTATCCTCTATTAAGAGTAATGGTGTTACCTCTAGGATGTTTTATAACTTTGTTGCATGGCATACTCATTTTTCTAATTAATGGTTGGTTTTTCATTCTTTGTTATTTTAGGGATTTTGAGAACAATAAACTGTCAAACATTTCTGGCAGTGGAAATGCTATTAGTCTCCCTCAGAATGTCACACTCTGGTTTGCTTCTGCTTTTAACTTCTTATATCTAATGTTTCCAATTCATTTGTCCCCACACACTGTAGAGTTTGTTGATGATTGTcccaaaataatttttcagGCTTGGAGGAAACCCTGCATGCTCAAATGCCAATTTACTCGATTTCTGTCGACCTCGGATTGAGGATCTTCACAATCCGAGTTTGACAAACACTTCCTCTGCCTGTCCTATTCAAGCATGCCCATCTCCTTTCGTATATTCCCCAACATCTCCTATATCTTGTTTTTGTGCCGCCCCTCTAATTGTCGGATACCGGTTGAAAAGTCCTGGATTCTCTGATTTTAATCCCTACAAAGAATGGTTTAAGGGATATTTGACCTCTGGTCTCAAATTGGATCTTTATCAACTACACCTTGAAACATTCCAATGGGAAGAAGGACCTAGGTTGAAAATGCACTTGCTGCTGTTTCCTGTCTATGAGAACAATACTCACATTTTTAATACAACTGAAGTTCTGCGCATCATGGGAAAGTTTACTGGATGGAAAATTCCCGATAGTGATATATTTGGACCCTATGAACTTCTCTACTTCACTCTGTTGGATCCTTATAGAAATGGTTTGTCTCAGAACTTGAATTATTGCTAGATTGAAATGATACTTATGTCTATTTTATTTGATAGTACATATATTTTCAAGGTAGAAAATGTGAAGTTATTTGACTTCATAGATATTGGATTCTGCACTTATTAGaagattaaattattattcctCCATGGCTCTGTAAACATGTATATGCTACAGAATAGGAAAAACAACCTTGTAGTTTGCAGTTTTAAATACTAATTAGGACtcgatgaaaaaaattatttgttaaaaaggcAGAACATGTAGTTCGCATCAATGTTATGCTAATTCTGTTCATATTTGAAGCTTGCCAAAATGGGCATGCAGTACACAGTTTCATTCAGGATATGTAAGTGAGAGTTAAATATTTGTAGTTGCACTTTGTTTGACCTATGCAAGTCACCCCTCTGGCATAATGTTATACTTTAGCAACTTTGCATCCTATTTTAACCTATAAAATTGAGTTAGTATAAAAGCTTCATTTAATTCAAGTCGTGCCAGATTTATGTCTGCTCGCCTTCTTGTAGACATATACATGAAAAAAATGTTACAcagatttgatttgattatgcttACAGTTTCCATATTGTCACAGTTATTGTTCCTTCATCAAAATCTGGTATAAGCAAGGGTGCATTGGCTGGCATAGTAGTGGCCGCTATTGCAGGTGCAGTCACAGTATCTGCAATTATTACACTTCTTATGATGAGGGCCCATTTGAAGAAGTACACTGCAGTTTCAAAAAGACGTCATAGTAAATGTTCTTATTCCCATGAATGTTCATCTTCATATATGATTTTCTTTTTATGATGTTCTCTCTTAAGTGCTTTGTGTACGCTTAAATATCAGATGTTATTTGTACTTTTAGATGACATTGCAATTTTAAGAGATTGATGCACTATATTGCTAGAGTGTTGGGAGTTCTATTGTTCTAAATAATTTCATCTCTAACACGTGCTCATGTTTGCGTGTAGCATCTAAAGCCTCCTTGAAAATTGACGGTGTGAAGGATTTCACATATGCTGAAATGGCATTAGCTACAAATAATTTCAGTAGCTCCGCTCAAGTTGGTCAAGGAGGATATGGAAAAGTTTATAAAGGCATTTTGGCTGATGGTACCATTGTGGCCATAAAGCGAGCTCAAGAGCACTCTTTACAGGGTGAAAAGGAGTTCCTAACAGAAATAGAATTCTTATCAAGGTTGCATCATAGGAATCTTGTATCTTTGGTTGGATATTGTGATGAAGAAGGTGAACAGGTACTCTCTTGTAATTCTCAAATTTCTaacttcaccttttttagccTTCACTTGCATAAATTCATTGCTAACATGGTAAGCCACAATGCTAAATTGGGTTATGTGAGGGTTCCAATCAAGATGCATTGGACTATTGAATCCAATTGTTTCCATTATTTTTGTATCGAAACTAATATGATAATTGAGATAGAAATATAATTCTGATTACATTTTAGGAATTTTCAATTAAACCATGTGCCTCCAAGGAAGTTAATTCTTGAAAATTGGTAAAGCTTCTGAGTAGAGTAAAAATCTAATGCTTTGTTAT is a window of Mercurialis annua linkage group LG2, ddMerAnnu1.2, whole genome shotgun sequence DNA encoding:
- the LOC126668931 gene encoding probable LRR receptor-like serine/threonine-protein kinase At1g06840 isoform X3 codes for the protein MAIYMQLYNMNLSGTLSPSLGLFSYMKILDFMWNNITGSIPKEIGDVKSLELLLVNGNQLTGPLPEELGYLPNLDRIQIDQNHISGPIPASFSLLNKTKHFHMNNNSISGQIPPELSRLPMLVHFLLDNNNLSGYLPPEFSELPNLLILQLDNNHFDGATIPESYSNMAKLLKLSLRNCSLQGPIPDLSRIQNLGYLDLSSNHLNGSIPPGKISENITTIDLSNNNLTGTIPSNFSNLTRLQKLSVANNSLNGSIPAAIWQSRILNASESLILDFENNKLSNISGSGNAISLPQNVTLWLGGNPACSNANLLDFCRPRIEDLHNPSLTNTSSACPIQACPSPFVYSPTSPISCFCAAPLIVGYRLKSPGFSDFNPYKEWFKGYLTSGLKLDLYQLHLETFQWEEGPRLKMHLLLFPVYENNTHIFNTTEVLRIMGKFTGWKIPDSDIFGPYELLYFTLLDPYRNVIVPSSKSGISKGALAGIVVAAIAGAVTVSAIITLLMMRAHLKKYTAVSKRRHTSKASLKIDGVKDFTYAEMALATNNFSSSAQVGQGGYGKVYKGILADGTIVAIKRAQEHSLQGEKEFLTEIEFLSRLHHRNLVSLVGYCDEEGEQMLVYEFMPNGTLRDHLSAKAKEPLSFATRVRISLGSAKSILYLHTEADPPIFHRDIKASNILLDSAYNAKVADFGLSILAPVPDIEGAMPGHVSTVVKGTPGYLDPEYFLTHKLTDKSDVYSLGVVFLELLTGMQPISHGKNIVREVKVSYQSGMIFSIIDERMGSYPSDCVEKFLDLALKCCQDDTDARPSMADVVRELETICHMMPESHTKTTDSMSTNPEKTVSSSSSSMVAKHPYVSTDVSGSDLVSGVIPTITPR